From the genome of Ziziphus jujuba cultivar Dongzao chromosome 6, ASM3175591v1, one region includes:
- the LOC107429880 gene encoding glutamate--cysteine ligase, chloroplastic → MGTYGGGKYENGGALILDKYSSTDGSDAVTAKPLTKEDLINYFVSGFKPKDQWRIGTEHEKFAFEVETLRPINYEQIKKLLYGVAEKFGWDPIMDGDNILGLRKGEQSITLEPGGQLEFGDGPVETLHQAWAEIDKHIYQVKEVAKDMGIGFLGMGYNPKWKNEETPKVPKERYEVWREYLPKVGRLGLDMLYRMCSIQVNLDFSSEADMIKKLRASLALQPIATALFANSPFTEGKPNGYLSKRSQVWMEFDDSRTGMLHFVFDDSFGIEKFVDYALDVPMVFVRRKNKHIPCDGKTFRDFMAGKLACLPGELPTMNDWNYHLGTIFTEVRLRRYLEMRGADTGPISTLIALPAFWVGLLYDETSLQNVMNMIADWTQEERQMLRNEAHKTGLKTPFRGGSLREVAEVVVKWAKEGLERRGLKESVYLDDIEEIAKTGETRAEKLLKLYHGKWGQNVDKVYEYEELIY, encoded by the exons ATGGGGACATATGGTGGAGGCAAATATGAAAATGGAGGAGCATTAATTTTGGACAAATATTCAAGCACAGATGGTAGTGATGCAGTTACTGCTAAACCACTCACTAAAGAAGATCTCATAAATTACTTTGTCTCTGGATTCAAGCCCAAGGATCAATGgag AATAGGGACAGAGCATGAGAAGTTTGCATTTGAAGTGGAAACTTTACGTCCTATCAActatgaacaaattaaaaagctGCTATATGGCGTTGCTGAGAAATTTGGCTGGGATCCAATTATGGATGGTGACAATATTTTGGGACTCAGAAAG GGTGAACAAAGCATAACGCTAGAGCCTGGTGGTCAACTTGAGTTTGGAGATGGACCTGTTGAAACTCTGCATCAAGCCTGGGCTGAGATTGATAAACACATCTATCAG gttaagGAGGTGGCAAAAGACATGGGAATTGGATTTTTAGGGATGGGTTACAATCCCAAATGGAAGAACGAAGAGACACCAAAAGTTCCCAAG GAACGATACGAGGTTTGGAGGGAGTACTTACCTAAAGTTGGAAGGCTTGGACTTGATATGTTATACCGTATGTGCAGCATTCAG GTTAATTTGGACTTCAGTTCTGAAGCTGACATGATCAAGAAACTCCGTGCTAGTCTCGCTTTGCAACCT ATAGCAACTGCTTTATTTGCAAATTCACCATTTACTGAGGGCAAGCCAAATGGTTATCTCAGCAAAAGAAG CCAGGTTTGGATGGAATTTGATGATTCTCGAACGGGTATGctccattttgtttttgatgacTCATTTGG AATTGAGAAGTTTGTGGATTATGCACTTGATGTTCCAATGGTCTTTGTTCGTAGGAAAAATAAGCATATTCCATGCGATGGAAAAACTTTCCgg GATTTCATGGCAGGAAAACTTGCTTGTTTGCCAGGTGAATTGCCAACCATGAATGATTGGAATTACCATTTGGGAACAATATTTACTGAG GTTAGATTAAGACGATACCTGGAGATGAGAGGTGCTGATACAGGGCCAATAAGCACATTAATAGCTTTGCCAGCTTTTTGG GTGGGTTTATTATATGATGAGACTTCATTGCAAAATGTTATGAACATGATAGCTGATTGGACCCAGGAAGAAAGACAGATGTTGAGGAATGAG GCTCATAAGACTGGTTTAAAGACTCCATTTAGAGGTGGATCGCTAAGGGAGGTTGCTGAAGTTGTTGTCAAGTGGGCAAAG GAAGGCTTGGAAAGAAGAGGATTAAAGGAATCAGTGTACCTGGATGATATTGAAGAAATTGCAAAAacag GTGAGACAAGGGCCGAGAAGCTTTTGAAATTGTACCATGGAAAGTGGGGACAAAACGTTGATAAAGTATATGAATATGAGGAGCTAATCTACTGA